In Tubulanus polymorphus chromosome 8, tnTubPoly1.2, whole genome shotgun sequence, one genomic interval encodes:
- the LOC141910087 gene encoding uncharacterized protein LOC141910087 produces the protein MVLLGLEVSSVQELVENASGSNTVYFDFPDDQLIGCLEGNLHVLDSLISKVDDVTWQRWNQQRTMASDNTAPTGDCTDEQQQQQQQLQGSGQSDIHSNILKYLNSASLAAAGRGTPCVLDDNKSAAVTADNDDTNDASQFKHKELVAPSDGEFISKEARERIIEIIIEPFKEMKQKEKLLELLASKENSCVCTVCGKGFAWRSILEKHMTSQHPDETQTKQEHSEMEQTELEHIENEHVEMEQTELETDESSTMKTVSERIESTVSDGNVSELTNTRATMKPTVTAVTATKSNRRKISKCQICDEEFAESKQLSNHLRIEHKDESSRYECEFCDRRFTRIDHFKLHVMNHTGFRPFICEFCAKGFKTRAELKKHMLKHETSGGPLQCEYCEKTLWRRENMDLHMRTHTGDKLFKCGVCDKLWTTRHALKQHELTHTDHKPFVCEHCGKTCSNKGNLGKHIASMHPPELFIEGVTSESSSGDCSFACDVCGKSFSSLALATRHMERHTAVKKHRCDVCAKSFSSKHTLATHMQLHDGTQPFVCAVCGKGFSRRQQLTEHVMLHTGERPFPCSTCEKRFTTAAKLKVHERVHTGEKPFKCSVCGKAFNRADKLTTHYKQTHKSGVQNAVEMYIAYE, from the exons ATGGTTCTTCTGG GTTTAGAAGTTTCCTCGGTTCAGGAACTGGTTGAGAACGCGAGTGGCTCCAATACAGTGTATTTTG ATTTTCCCGATGATCAACTGATTGGTTGTTTAGAAGGCAATCTACATGTTCTAGACTCATTGATCAGTAAAGTGGATGATGTTACTTGGCAACGCTGGAATCAACAGAGAACAATGGCTTCCGATAACACAGCGCCGACAGGAGACTGTACCG AtgaacagcagcagcagcagcagcagctacagGGATCAGGACAATCAGACATTCACAGCAACatactgaaatatttaaacTCTGCATCGCTTGCCGCAGCAGGTCGCGGTACTCCATGCGTCCTTGACGATAATAAAAGCGCCGCAGTAACCGCGGACAACGACGACACGAACGACGCTTCGCAATTCAAACATAAAGAACTAGTAGCGCCATCTGACGGTGAATTCATTAGCAAAGAAGCAAGGGAACGCATCatagaaattattatcgaACCGTTTAAAG aGATGAAACAGAAAGAGAAATTACTCGAGTTATTGGCAAGTAAAGAGAACAGTTGTGTTTGTACGGTTTGCGGGAAAGGTTTCGCTTGGCGCAGCATTCTCGAAAAACACATGACATCGCAACATCCCGACGAGACTCAGACAAAACAGGAGCACTCCGAGATGGAGCAGACCGAGTTGGAGCATATCGAAAATGAGCACGTTGAAATGGAGCAAACCGAATTAGAGACCGACGAATCATCAACAATGAAAACAGTTTCGGAGCGGATAGAATCAACTGTTTCCGATGGCAACGTGTCCGAACTTACAAACACGCGCGCAACAATGAAACCGACGGTTACCGCGGTGACCGCAACTAAGTCGAATCGACGTAAAATATCGAAATGTCAAATTTGCGATGAAGAATTCGCGGAATCGAAACAATTGTCGAATCATTTACGAATCGAGCACAAAGACGAATCGTCGCGTTACGAGTGCGAATTCTGCGATCGACGATTCACGAGAATCGATCATTTCAAGTTGCACGTAATGAATCACACGGGATTCCGACCGTTCATCTGCGAGTTTTGCGCGAAGGGTTTCAAAACGCGAGCCGAACTGAAGAAACACATGTTGAAACACGAAACGTCGGGTGGACCGTTACAATGCGAGTATTGCGAGAAAACGCTGTGGCGCCGCGAGAACATGGATCTACACATGAGAACGCACACCGGCGATAAACTATTCAAGTGCGGCGTGTGCGATAAACTGTGGACGACTCGTCACGCGTTGAAACAACACGAACTGACGCACACCGATCATAAACCGTTCGTCTGCGAACACTGCGGTAAAACCTGCTCGAATAAAGGTAATCTCGGTAAACATATCGCGTCGATGCATCCGCCCGAACTGTTCATAGAGGGCGTTACTAGCGAATCGTCGAGCGGCGATTGTTCGTTCGCGTGCGACGTGTGCGGAAAGTCGTTTTCGTCGTTGGCGTTGGCGACGCGTCATATGGAACGGCACACGGCGGTTAAAAAGCACCGATGCGACGTGTGCGCGAAATCGTTCTCGTCGAAGCACACGCTCGCGACTCATATGCAGCTACACGACGGCACGCAGCCGTTCGTGTGTGCCGTGTGCGGTAAGGGTTTCTCGAGACGGCAGCAGCTCACGGAACACGTTATGTTGCACACCGGTGAACGTCCGTTCCCGTGTTCCACGTGCGAAAAACGCTTCACAACGGCGGCGAAACTGAAGGTACACGAGCGTGTGCACACCGGcgaaaaaccgtttaaatgcAGCGTGTGCGGTAAGGCGTTTAACCGAGCCGATAAAC